GGCCCCTCCCTGCACCTcgtgcccctccctgcccctctctccctctcttcgcCTCTCCAGCCCCTTCCCTTTAGCTCACCCGCCCTCCCCACCTTCAGCTCGAGCCCCGGAGCTGTTTCCCAAAGGCGCCCAGAAGATGCAGCTACTGGCGCCCCAAGTGGGCCTGAGCCCCAGCCAGGGCGTCCTGCTGCCGAGGTCGGGTGACGGTGCCCGCAGCCCTGCTGGGAGGGCCAGGCCCTAGTCACTCCACTGATCTCAGATTCGGGACAGAAGTGCCCGGGTCGGGGGAGGGCGAGGCGTTGCCCAGGCCAGTGTTCCCAGGGGGAGACCGCCTTGGGGCAGGTCGGGGGCCTCCGTCCCAGGGAAGGGGGCGCGGGGTGGCGCCTCAGGCCCCATCTCTCTGCAGACCAGTGTGCGGGCGCGCTCTCCCGGGTGAGTAGACCACGGCCATGTGGAGCCGCGGACCATGGGCCCTCCCAGCTCGGTGGGCTGCACCGCGGGGCCCTCTACCTTCGGGGCAGCTAGGGTCGACAGCGGGGGTGATGGGGCACCCGGGCGGATCCGAGCCGCAGCAGCCTGGAGAACCGCGGGGCTGCGCGTCGGGAGGGGGCGGAGGCAGGGGACGCCCCCCACCTGCTCCTTGTTTTGCAGTGAGGGGTCCAGCCCCTGAGTGCCCGCAGGAGTCAGCTGCTCCGTGCGCCCAGCCCTCCCCAAAGAGCCTCCTCCCTCCACACCCTGGCCCCAAGCGCAATAAACACCCTGAATGCCTGTGGCGCTGCGCGTTtcttgggggcagggaggggtggcGGGGGGGCAGCCAGGTACATGGGCGCCCTGGGGGAGGGGCCGGGTCACTCCCTGTTGCCCGTCTGGGCAGGCGTTGGCCCGGGACGGACCCAGCCTCGGCTCCGTGGCAGGGAGGTTCCTCAGGAcgggccccagccccagctctgggaCTTTTCTACCACCGCACGGACCCAGACCCCCAGACCCCCAGACTGGGGGCGCCGGGAGGGCGGGACGCGGACACCACGCGGCGCGCGCCCCAGGCTCCAGCGGACACCGCCGCGGGACGTGGCCTTCCGGGTCCTCCCAAGCGGCTGCCCCAGTCAGTGTCGGCGGCTTCCATCCCCAGGCGCCCCTCCGGGTCCCGCAGTTCCCCGGCCCCTGACTCCTGGCTCCAGGCCCCGCTCCAGAGGCCTGGCTGTTCCGGAGACCAACGAAGCGCCCCCAACCCTGACCCAGGGCCTGCCCATGGAGAGTGGAGGGCGAGGAGGACAGGAGGCGCCGCATAAAACTGCCCTGCCTTGAGTCTATGGAGGACAGTGTTGTCTTTTACAGACAAGTCTTGaagaattggaaagaaaataGCCTACTAGCTGTCATGTACCTAGttcagcaaaataataataaaaataataataatgctggtTTCAAATTTGTCAACATTTTGATAGTTTTTAATCTGGGTGATGGGTCTATGGGGTGCAGTATGCTCTGATTTCTCCTTCTCAGTtggtcagaatttttttttgtttgtttttttgagatggagtctcgctctatcgcccaagctggagtgcagtggtgcgatctcggctcactgcaacctccacctgccaggttcaagtgattcttctgcctcagcgtcccaagtagctgggattacaggtgatcgccaccatgcccagctaatttttgtatttttagtagagacagcgttttcccatgttggccagactggtctcaaactcctgacctcaagcgatccacccgccttggcctcccaaagtgctgggattacaggcatgagccactgggcccagcccagaaaactttttattaaaaaacaccACTCGGGCcgggcccagcactttgggaagctgaggtgggcagatcatgaggtcaggagatcgagaccatcctggctaacacggtgaaaccccgtctctactaaaaatacaaaaaattagccgggcgtggtggggggcgcctgtagtcccagctactcgggagtctgaggcaggagaatggcgtgaacccgggaggcagagcttgcagtgagccgagatcgtgccattgcactccagcctgggtgacagagcgagattctgcctcagagaaaaaaaaaaaaagagcgccACCACCACTCAGCAGAGGACAGTGGCTCTGCATCCCCCGTGCATTCCGAGGAAGATTCCGAGCCGGGAAATGCAGGTTGCCCTCCACAGCCTCAGGGatgccctttccttccttccagggTGGGGCAACCTCTGGGGGTGGCTGTGGGTCCAGTTGTGATCAGCCCCCAATCCCTTGCAGTTCGGCCCTGGATGCATTGAGTCCCTCACCTCCCATGCTCAGCCTGTTCTCCACCCAGAAGTTCAGGGGATGGATTCACAAGATGTGTCAGATCAGGCCCCCCTGCTCGGCACCCCACAGTGGGTCCTATCGCACTGACAGTAAAGgcctaagtctttttttttttttttttttggaacgaagtttcgctcttgttgcccaggctggagtacagtggtgcgatctggctcactgcaacctctgcttcccgggttcaagcgattctcctgcttcagcctcctgagtagctgggattacaggcgcccgccaccatgcctggctaatttttgtatatttagtagaaacggagtttcaccatgttgaccaggttggtcttgaacttctgaattctggtgatctgcccccctcggcctcccaaagtgctgggattacagccgtgaaccaccacgcccggcctcaggtCTGTCTTGATGGTGGCCAACGAGGTCTCTTTTAGGCTTTCCTCTGACCCACCATCCACGCTCCTCCCTCCATCCTGCTGCCAGCCCCTCACGtatctcagggcctttgcccaGGTCACCCCTGCCCGGACTGCCCTTCTCCCAGTGCCACTCGGTGCACTCACTCCTGTCTCTGAAGGTCTTTTTGCTCAAATACCTCCCTTGGTTCTTGACCTCTGCTCCCCCGAACCTTGACTGGCCCTCACTCCCCTAGAGCTCGTTCTCCGGACCTTTTGCTCCTCTTTTCGGCCCAGCTTCCAGGGGCTCTATGCCTTGGGAAAGGTCAGCCCTTTCCCTCCCCTGTTCTGCCTCCATCACCGACTTCAAGTGTGTGGGTGGGAACTTTGTAATCCCTCCGCTTCTGCTTGCAAAGCTCCGCTAACCTTGTATCTCATACACTGTATCAATGTATCCTGCATTAAAGAAAATTGCTCccatggctgggtgcagtcgctcacgcctgtaatcccagcgctttgggaggccgaggcgggtggatcacctgaggtcaggagttcgagaccagcctgaccaacatggagaaaccctgtctctactaaaaaatacaaaaattagccaggtgtggtggcgggcatctgtagtcccagctactcgggaggctgaggcaggagaatcgcttgaacctggcaggtggaggttgcggtgagccgagatcgcaccactgcactccagcctgggcgacaagagcgaaactctgtctcaaaaaaaaaaaaaaaaaaaaaaaaggccaggtgtggtggctcatgcctgtaatcccagctctttgggaggccgaggtgggcggatcacctgaggtcaggagttcaagaccagcctcaacatggagaaaccccatctctactaaaaatacaaaattaggccgggcgcggtggctcatgcttgtaatcccagcactttgggaggccgaggcgggcggatcacgaggtcaggatatcgagaccacggtgaaaccccgtctctactaaaaataccaaaaaaaaattagccaggcgtggtggcgggcgcctgtagtcccagctactcggagaggctgaggcaggagaatggcgtgaacctgggaggcggagcttgcagtgagccgagattgcgccactgcacttcagcctgggcgacagagcgagactccgtctcaaaaaaaaaaaaaaaaatacaaaattagccgggcgtggtggtgcacgcctgtaatcccagctactcgggaggctgaggtaggagaattgcttgaacctgggaggcagaggttgcggtgagctgagatcgcgccattgcactccagcctgggcaataagagcgaaactccatctcaaaaaaaataaaataaaataaaataaaataaaaagtatcgcAGAGAAGGGCGTGGTGGAAGCCAATGGAAAGCTGCCAGTAGCTGAAGCTGCCCGATGTGAGCCACAAAACAGAACATGACACTAGGGTGTGAGCCAAAGTGTAAAATAAACACCTGAGGTCCACACGGACCTGGCCTGAGGCTAGTTAAATGAAGGTTTTGCAGTTTTCTTGTTATGTTTTGGAACTAATCTTTGTTTCTTGTCTTGTGTCAGTTCCTAGGGCTGccacaaattatcacaaacttgtAGCTTGAAGCCAGAGTCCAAAATCAGTTTAATAGGGTCAAGGTATCAGCCGGGCTGTGCTCCCTCCAagggctctaggggagaatccttccttgcctcttctagcttctttgtcttctttttttgttgttgttgagacagagtcttgctctgatgtcCAGGCCAGAGTACTATGGCGCGATCAgatcactgaagccttgaactcctgggctcaagcagtcctcctgcctcagcctcctaagtagttgggactacaggcatgcatcactatgcctggctaatgttttctttttagagatgggtcttgctgtcttgcccaggctggccttgaactcctggcctcaggcaaccCTCCCACTCTGACcgcccaaagcactgggattacaggcatgagccactgggcctgtcCTCTTCTGGTGTGATACCCTACCTTGTTTTCACCTGAGTGACCCTCTCCTAGCAGAGAGAGAGCCGGACAGACTCCATTTTAGTTTCTTCACCTGCAGCCCCCTTTACCTTCCTCCCTTGAGGTATAACTAGTGTAAACTGACTCAAAGCACGTCCAGGAATGCACCTACTGATAAGACATTGAGGCAAGCTGCACCAGCAGCTCCTGGGGACGCATGCGGTGGATGGCACAAAAAACCCCTGCATTTATCTCTTTGTGATAGtttaagcccctgcacctggaactgtttattttttgtaactgCATTTGTgaccaattaattttttaactttttgccagTTCTGCTTCTGTAAAAATTGCTTCAACTAAAATCCCCCCTCCCCTATTTAGACCACGGTATAAAACAAAACTAGCCCCTTCCTCggggccgagagaattttgagcgtTAGCTGCCTCTCGGTCGCAGCTAATAAAGGACGCTTTAATTTGTCTCAAAGTATGGCATTTCTCTATAACTCGCTTGGTCACAACACTGGCTTCTGATAGCCTGTAATCCTTGGCTTGTGGGCTGTATCGCCCCAGTTCCTCCCTCCATGCCACACTGCCTTCTTTTCTGTCTCAAATCTTCCTCTGCCTCAATTTTAAAAGGCCCTTGAGATGGCACTGAGGGCCTCCCTGGGCAATCCAGGATAATCACCCCATCTCAAGGGCACATCTGCAAAcaccccttttctttccttttttggggggaaaggggagacaggatctcactttgttgcccaggctggaatgcagtgcccaGCATTTTCCATACACAATAGCATTCACAGGTCCCAGGGATTAGGGCCTGATATCTGGGGCCTGCTACAGCCAGCATCTCAGAGTTCACATGGCAAAGGAGAGGCCCCCCAGTCCTCTCCAAACCTGCCTCACTCCAGTCATCTTGGGGATGAATCTCCCCGTTCCACTCTTCCCAAATGCCGGGGCCATCCTTGATTGTTCTTTGtctcctcctctctccacctccaATCTGAGCCCATGGTCCACCCCTCTCCTCTGCAGCCCCCGTCCTCTCTCCTCACAGCACAGAATACGGACTTCACACACATAAGTCAGACGTGCCACTTCCCATCCACCCCTGCTTAAACCTCCAACAGCCACCActccccattcattcattcacagtgTTTATTCAGTGTCtgtatgtgccaagcattgtgtaAGTGCTGAAGAGATGGATACACTGGCAGGTAAAACAGACAGAAACCCCTGCCCTCATGGACCTCCTGGGGTAAATAAGTGTACTGGTGGTCACTTACTGCAGAGTGACAGGTTACCCCAAATGCAGCTGCTTAACCAGCAGGCATGCATCATCTCCCAGTGTCAGCCGGGCAGGACTCTGGGCCTCTGGCACAAAGTTTCAGGAGGCTGTGGTCAAGCTGCCGGCCAATGATGTGGTCTCATGGGAAGGCTCAGCTGTGGCGTCAGCTTCCCAGTTCCCTCGCTGGCCGTGGGCATCCCCTTAGGGCTGCCTCATGTCACATCCAGCAATTCAAGAGCAATTTTGTCCTATTCTAGTTGCCAGAAGCAAGTCATTAAGTCTAGCCCAAGGGGAGGGGAGTGCAGAAAGGTCTAAACCCAAGAGGTTATAATACGGGGCTAGCTGCCAGAATAAAGCAAACCAAAGTGTACTTTCTACAGtgagaaatgtgaaaaataagaaaatgacagGAGAGAGGGATGTGAGAGCTGGGCAGCATGCTGAAATGTCAGAACAACACCAGGGAAGGTCTTGCTAATGTGACTTTTGAGTAAAGACCCAAAGGAAGCATGTGAGTCTGGGGAAAGGGTGTGCCAGGCAGAAACAGCAGCATGTGCAGAGGCCCAGGGGGCAGGAGCCAGGACTGGGAGTGAACTGGGAAGCAGGAGGAGGTGAGGCAGGCTTGCTGTGGGAGCACTCCAATACGGAAGCATAGCTTACAGACCCACTGGCCCTCCCCAGAGCACCATGCTGCCAACCTGGCCTTCTTGCCAAGCCTTGAACAGAACTGTTGTTTATGTGGCCAGGCCTCTGCCTGGGATCTCCCTGTCCCTGGTGGGAgccatcctcttcctcctgccctcaTAGCACCCGCTGCAGTTTCTCCTGGCGCTTGGCCCTGCCTGAGAGTGAGGTGTCTCTCCTATTGGATCCTAGAAGCTCCAGGGAGTCAGAGACCTTGTCTGTTGATCGATATCCAGGCCTAGGACAACAGGCACGTAGGAGGAGCTGGAGGAATACCATGCACGGGACAGAGAGTGCAgaagccttcttccctggagATCGCTCTGTACtgtgacttctttttttgtttgtttgagacggagtctcgttctgtcgcccaggctggaatgcagtggcgcgatctcggctcactgcaacctccacctccctggttcaagcaattccgcTGCCtcacagacgtgcgccaccacacctgactaatttttttgtatttttggtagagacggggtttcaccatgtgggccagactggtctccaactcctgacctcaggcaatctggccgcctcggcctcccgaaatgctgggattacaggcgtgaatcaccttGCCGGGCCAACCGTAACTTCTTACAATTAGGGTTAGGAAGCTTCCCGTTTGTGTGTAAAGACGATGGGAGGGAGGGGCTCTAGCATGTGTTGGCAGTGCCACGGAGGGAACCCGGACTCAGCTGGCCGTGGAGCCGGGGCGGGGACGGGAGGGGGCGAGGTTCGAGTGGGGCTGCACGCGGGCGCGAGGGCCAGAGCCCGGGATCGCGCCGTGGAGCCCACGCCCGGCGAGGCCAGCGCTGGGGGCAGGCCCTCTGGATCCCTGACCCAGGACGCCCTGCTCCGGCCCGCCCCGCGCACTAAACCCGGCCTCTAGTCGCTAGAAGCCCGCGCGGGTACCGGGTCCGCCGGGCCCGGCCTGTGCGTTTAGCCCCGCCCCTAATCCCCCCAACCCCCATAAACCCGCCCCTAGCCCCGCCTCCACCTACAGACCCCGCCCCCAGCCAGACTCCGCCCCGCGCAAGCTCCGTAGGCCCGCGACTGGCCTGCACCCGGCTCCGGAAGCCGTTGTTCCGCGCAGGAGCCCTGAGCCCGCACAGCCCCGCCCCTCCCGGCGCCCAAGCCCCGCCCCCGCGGGTTCCCGCTCGCCTGGTGCCATGGATCCGCTGTCGCCGCCGCTCTGCACGCTGCCGCCGGGCCCCGAGCCGCCCCGCTTCGTGTGCTACTGCGAAGGGGAGGGAAGCGGGGAGGGGGACCGCGGCGACTTCAACCTCTAGTGAGTGGGGGGTCCGCGGGGAGGTAGGGGTGCGGGGAGCTCCGCGGGCGGCCCCGCCTGACAGGCCTTGTCCCCCAGCGTGACCGACGCCGCGGAGCTTTGGAGCACCTGCTTCACGCCGGACAGCCTGGCGGCCCTCGTGGGTAACTGGGCGGGTCTGGGAGCCGCCACACCCCTCCCTGCAGTCCAGATCGTCTATGGGGTGACCGACAACTGGGATTCCCCAGAAGGCTCTGACACCCTCTGCCCGCCCTGTAGCTGTAGTCCTCACATTGGCTAGGGGTCCCAGGTGGCTCTGGGGTCGGGCAGGTTTCGGGTGCTCCCAGTGGGTCTCAGGTTCCAGGCAGCTGGTGACAAGCCCCTGTGCTCTCTAGAAAGCCCGTTTTGGCCTGAGTGCGGCTGAGGACATCACCCCCCGGTTCAGGTGAGACCCAAGCACAGAGGAAGGGtgggtgggaaggaggagggtCTGCCACAGCTCTCAGCACCTCTCCTCTCCCAGGGCAGCCTGTGAGCAGCAAGCTGTGGCTCTGACCCTGCAGGAGGACAGAGCATCCCTGACGCTTTCAGGGGGGCCCTCGGCACTGGCCTTTGACCTCTCCAAGGTACCAGGCCCAGAGGCAGCCCCCAGGCTGCAGGCGCTGACACTGGGCCTGGCAAAACGCGTGTGGAGCCTGGAGCGGCGATTGGCAGGTAGGATTGGGGGTGGGCACCTCATAGCTTCACTCGGGTCCCCTGCTCTTGCCCCCACTCCTGACACTGAGTGGGGTTCCCATGGGCTTTCCTCCCCAGCTGCAGAAGAGACAGCTGCCAGCCCGAGGAAGAGCCCCCGGCCTGCAGGGCCTCAGCTCTTCTTACCAGGTAAGGCATGTCCGCCTGTGACTCAAGTAGGGCTGTGCTCTTTAACCTGGAACTCAGTTCCCCCCCACCAGAACAAGCCTCATGCTCCAGAGAGAATGCctatctaggccgggcgcggtggctcacgcttgtaatcccagcactttgggaggccgaggcaggcggatcacgaggtcaggagatcgagaccacggtgaaaccccgtctctactaaaaatacaaaaaattagccgggcgtggtggcgggcgcctgtagtcccagctactcggagaggctgaggcaggagaatggcgtgaacctgggaggcggagcttgcagtgagccgagattgcgccactgcactccagcctgggcgacagagcgagacaacgtctcaaaaaaaaaaaaaaaaaaaaaagaatgcctgtcTATTCCGAGAAGGTTGTGGCTGGGATGCTGCCAGGTTCAGGAGACGCCCCCGTCCTGTTTTCCCCAGACCCAGATCCCCAGAGAGGTGGCCCTGGACCTGGAGTCAGGAGGCGGTGTCCAGGAGAGTCGCTCATCAACCCCGGGTTCAAGAGGTACCCTCCCACCGGCCCCTTCCTGCGCCCAGGGTCCAACCCTGGACCCCACCCCTTTCTCCACACCATAGTGCCATAGTGACACCCCTCTTCCCTCCCAGTAAGAAACCAGCTGGCGGCGTGGACTTTGATGAGACCTGAAGGTGCAGCACAAGTGTGGCCCCGCGGGGAGTCCGCCTGTGAGGGGAGAGGCAGTCTCAAGGCCCCCATCAGAGACCCCCCCCGACACCACCTCCACCTGCCTGTTCTGGGCCAGGACTAAGGCAGCTCCTCAAATTCCTTCCCTGTCAAATAAACGGCTCCCTTGGTTGGAGGCTCTGGTGGGGCTCTGACTCCTGGCACTGGCCTGGGAAGGGATCAGGGCCTGTGCTCTGGGTGTGGGGCCACAGGATGTGAACAGATGCTGCAGCCTCTCAGCTCCCTGGAGACTTCCTTGCTGGGCCGGAGGGAGGTGAGCACTCTCAGACCGTCCAGCTATTCCAGCCCTGCCAGCCCAGGAGCTGAGAGGGGCCCAGCCGGGCAGGGCCAGGGCTCCCCAAGGCTTAGAACTTTGTTCCCACCCTCCCAGGCCGCACCCAGGCAGGGCACGGAGCCCGGTAGGAGGATTCGTACAGAAGTCCCGTGCAGACCCTGAGACACTGTGGAAGTGCCCTGCGGGGAGGGGAGCGCCTGCCCCGGGACAGGATTGAGGAATGTGCCAGCCCCCATCCACCTGGGGCACCCCGCCCCACCCCGGCCTGACTGGTTTGGGAGCCCAATCCGGTCCTGGAGATCCCTGAGGCCACCAGTTGCAGGAGGCCTGGAGTCTGCGCCTTCTCGGCATGGGGGACGAGACCCGCCCGACCCTCGGCTCTCCTGCCCCTGTGGTTCTGGGCTATCGGGCTGAGCGTCCTACCCTGGGGTTTGGGGATGGGAAGTGATCACGAGACCTCTGGCCCCTCAGATGTCGGGACACCCTCACTCCCGACAAAGATGCCTTTATTGGGCGACAGACGCGGGGTGGGGCGCTAGCGGGGGTGCACGGCGGGCCGGTAGGCCGCCAGGATCTCGGCGCTGTGCGGACACGTGTATTTGAACTCTTTCTCCTGCAGCGCGCTGTCCAGGTAGCGGCGGACGCCGCGCAGCTCCGCG
The nucleotide sequence above comes from Nomascus leucogenys isolate Asia chromosome 8, Asia_NLE_v1, whole genome shotgun sequence. Encoded proteins:
- the PAXX gene encoding protein PAXX isoform X1, whose product is MDPLSPPLCTLPPGPEPPRFVCYCEGEGSGEGDRGDFNLYVTDAAELWSTCFTPDSLAALKARFGLSAAEDITPRFRAACEQQAVALTLQEDRASLTLSGGPSALAFDLSKVPGPEAAPRLQALTLGLAKRVWSLERRLAAAEETAASPRKSPRPAGPQLFLPDPDPQRGGPGPGVRRRCPGESLINPGFKSKKPAGGVDFDET
- the PAXX gene encoding protein PAXX isoform X2; the encoded protein is MDPLSPPLCTLPPGPEPPRFVCYCEGEGSGEGDRGDFNLYVTDAAELWSTCFTPDSLAALKARFGLSAAEDITPRFRAACEQQAVALTLQEDRASLTLSGGPSALAFDLSKVPGPEAAPRLQALTLGLAKRVWSLERRLAAAEETAASPRKSPRPAGPQLFLPDPDPQRGGPGPGVRRRCPGESLINPGFKRNQLAAWTLMRPEGAAQVWPRGESACEGRGSLKAPIRDPPRHHLHLPVLGQD